A genomic region of Campylobacter corcagiensis contains the following coding sequences:
- a CDS encoding response regulator transcription factor, translated as MSKVLVLEDESMLLDMIVEYLSSNSYDAVGVKSYEEALNLAYEKSFDIWVFDVKVIGGNGFDLLKDLRASNRLTPCIFTTSLNSINDLNKGFLSGCDDYLKKPFELAELSLRIDNLIKRNFAHQRKVVQDLGDGYEFDINQKELFYNGETVKIPVKESKLLAILLQNKGKFVSKDEIFSYVWEYDEMPSELSLRVYIRNLRKFFKDKILSRSKVGYAFMDEKYVG; from the coding sequence TTGTCTAAGGTTTTAGTCTTAGAAGATGAGAGTATGCTACTTGATATGATAGTTGAGTATCTAAGTAGCAACTCTTATGACGCTGTAGGTGTAAAAAGCTATGAAGAAGCTCTAAATTTAGCTTATGAAAAGAGCTTTGATATTTGGGTTTTTGATGTTAAAGTTATAGGTGGAAATGGCTTTGATCTGCTTAAAGACTTAAGAGCTTCAAACAGACTTACGCCTTGTATTTTTACAACTTCATTAAATAGTATAAATGATCTAAATAAGGGTTTTTTAAGTGGTTGTGATGACTACTTAAAAAAGCCTTTTGAACTTGCTGAGCTAAGCCTTAGAATAGATAATCTTATAAAAAGAAATTTCGCTCACCAAAGAAAAGTAGTTCAGGATTTAGGCGATGGATATGAGTTTGATATTAACCAAAAAGAGCTTTTCTATAATGGCGAAACTGTTAAAATTCCAGTTAAAGAAAGTAAGCTTTTAGCCATCCTTCTTCAAAACAAAGGTAAATTTGTAAGCAAAGATGAGATATTTAGCTATGTGTGGGAGTATGATGAGATGCCAAGTGAGCTTAGTCTTAGAGTTTATATAAGAAATTTAAGGAAATTTTTTAAAGATAAGATATTATCTCGCTCAAAAGTAGGATATGCTTTTATGGATGAAAAATATGTGGGATAA
- a CDS encoding DUF1104 domain-containing protein, with translation MKKIIFSIAFVAASVFAADFSNMSDLAVVDSVKSGDVKSFAEAGFELSKRVSLENKDAQNACLVFGNMIKKELDGKTPEQKRAFRNEFDMYFYANFENLSKVERDNFDRKACYKYSKGPKKANKNCGCQKSDFQKGMMSKPCMAKGVKTPCGINHDKGCGMDKNRNDNKKMCKEKNPNCPFNKNLEDNKSKNEDFKQNLKMSQGMNQGRSMMKFNSDLEDGKCQVNLPCDKEDK, from the coding sequence ATGAAAAAGATTATTTTTTCGATAGCGTTTGTTGCTGCGTCTGTTTTTGCGGCTGATTTTTCAAATATGAGCGATTTGGCTGTTGTTGATAGTGTTAAAAGTGGTGATGTTAAAAGCTTTGCAGAGGCTGGTTTTGAACTAAGCAAAAGAGTAAGTTTAGAAAATAAAGATGCTCAAAATGCTTGTTTGGTTTTTGGTAATATGATTAAAAAAGAACTAGATGGTAAAACACCTGAACAAAAAAGAGCTTTTAGAAATGAATTTGATATGTATTTTTATGCAAATTTTGAAAATCTTAGTAAGGTAGAAAGAGATAATTTTGATAGAAAAGCTTGTTATAAATACTCAAAAGGACCAAAAAAAGCTAATAAAAACTGTGGTTGCCAAAAAAGTGATTTCCAAAAAGGTATGATGTCAAAACCATGTATGGCAAAAGGTGTAAAAACTCCTTGTGGAATTAACCATGATAAAGGTTGCGGCATGGATAAAAACCGTAATGATAATAAAAAAATGTGTAAAGAAAAAAATCCAAACTGCCCTTTTAATAAAAATTTAGAAGATAACAAAAGTAAAAATGAAGATTTCAAGCAAAATTTAAAAATGAGTCAAGGTATGAATCAAGGCAGAAGCATGATGAAATTTAACTCAGATTTAGAAGATGGAAAATGTCAAGTAAATTTGCCTTGTGATAAGGAAGATAAGTAA
- a CDS encoding M23 family metallopeptidase, whose amino-acid sequence MRKILFILAIATQIFAYTIINGDTEILRADESVAKKIVVNGKEGKWIKHPNKNSVMIALISSNYRAKDDIKVEIFDSEPIVFKLKDGDYKKEQITVAPGMSSPSKENQERIKKESEEAWKIYSKVGDEFLFDSKFEAPLNSFITSNFGNARLFNGSLKSYHSGTDYRAAIGTPIKAANSGVVVLAKNRYFAGNSIIIDHGAGIYSQYYHLSRIDKKVGDKVKKGEIIGLSGDSGRVSGPHLHFGIMVGGNSVEPLKFIQKINYSLFEAE is encoded by the coding sequence ATGAGAAAGATTTTGTTTATTTTAGCTATTGCTACTCAGATTTTTGCTTATACGATTATTAATGGCGATACTGAAATTCTAAGAGCTGATGAGAGCGTGGCAAAAAAGATTGTTGTAAATGGCAAAGAGGGAAAGTGGATAAAACATCCTAATAAAAATAGCGTTATGATAGCTTTGATAAGTAGTAATTATAGAGCAAAAGATGATATAAAAGTTGAAATTTTTGACAGCGAGCCTATTGTATTTAAATTAAAAGATGGAGATTATAAAAAAGAGCAAATCACAGTTGCTCCTGGTATGTCAAGTCCTAGTAAAGAAAATCAAGAGCGAATAAAAAAAGAGAGTGAGGAAGCGTGGAAAATTTATTCTAAAGTTGGTGATGAGTTTTTGTTTGATTCTAAATTTGAAGCTCCACTAAATTCTTTTATCACATCAAATTTTGGAAATGCTAGGCTTTTTAATGGCTCACTTAAAAGCTATCACTCAGGAACTGACTATAGAGCGGCTATTGGAACGCCTATAAAAGCAGCAAATTCAGGAGTTGTTGTTTTAGCTAAAAATAGATATTTTGCTGGAAATTCTATTATCATTGATCATGGTGCTGGAATTTACTCACAGTATTATCATCTAAGTAGGATAGACAAAAAAGTAGGCGATAAGGTAAAAAAAGGAGAGATCATTGGTCTTAGTGGAGATAGCGGTAGAGTAAGTGGCCCACACCTTCATTTTGGCATAATGGTGGGTGGAAATAGCGTTGAGCCTTTAAAATTTATACAAAAGATTAACTACTCTTTATTTGAAGCTGAGTAA
- a CDS encoding lipid-binding SYLF domain-containing protein has translation MKKILLGLVLLCLGANADVTQNERVYAAANVVKSFGCDTNRTFQDKYLKHAKAVAILTDVTRTGVIASVQSGDGVFITRDFNGNWTSPLMIKYRGFGVGFQAGVESRDVIVLFQTSKSYRDIFEGMDTLEANAGASAFDGGYATGAMTDLPEVSAWMINHGEVTGLYVGATIDFGRLTIDNQATNDYYERIYDYEDILNGSPRDSKYTKMLKNSLSTYISGDRKDGQCNVDKFIYEEKGSIRP, from the coding sequence ATGAAAAAGATACTTCTTGGATTAGTATTGCTTTGTTTAGGTGCTAATGCAGATGTTACTCAAAATGAAAGAGTCTATGCTGCAGCAAATGTTGTAAAATCTTTTGGTTGCGATACAAATAGGACCTTTCAAGATAAATATCTAAAACATGCAAAAGCTGTAGCAATCTTAACAGATGTAACAAGAACTGGAGTTATAGCTTCTGTTCAAAGTGGTGATGGTGTGTTTATAACAAGAGACTTTAATGGAAACTGGACATCACCTCTTATGATAAAATATAGAGGTTTTGGAGTTGGATTTCAAGCTGGTGTAGAATCTAGAGATGTAATTGTACTTTTCCAAACAAGTAAATCATACAGAGATATCTTTGAAGGTATGGATACACTTGAGGCAAATGCAGGAGCAAGTGCTTTTGATGGTGGTTATGCTACTGGAGCTATGACAGATCTACCTGAAGTTTCAGCGTGGATGATAAATCATGGTGAAGTTACTGGTTTGTATGTTGGTGCAACTATTGATTTTGGTAGACTTACAATAGATAATCAAGCAACAAATGATTACTATGAGAGAATTTATGATTATGAAGATATACTAAATGGCTCACCAAGAGATAGTAAATATACTAAAATGCTTAAAAATTCACTTAGTACATATATAAGTGGAGATAGAAAAGATGGTCAGTGCAATGTAGATAAATTTATCTATGAAGAAAAAGGCTCAATAAGACCATAG
- the glyS gene encoding glycine--tRNA ligase subunit beta, whose product MRVLIEIGVEELPAIPFLKEEANIPLKWNKILSNYNINSNFKFEYTPRRLVLFSDDFPKNQDDITVESIGAPKAVALKDGSWTKAAISFANKCGISVDELEFKNIKDKEVLYHLSVKKGSNTKELLGDIINEFLKDLNFGKSMRWGDKEYEFIRPIRSIICMVDDENVDMEIYGVRSDKSFYPHRSFGYEKIEFSSFDEYFNLLPKYGITLKASKRKEMIESDILEIEKKYGLKVEKDDSLLAEIVAITEHPKALLGKFDESFLEVPKEVIITSMKENQRYFPVFKDEKLSNNFVVVSNGVGSDESLVIAGNERVLRARLSDAMFFWESDLKSKFSPEPLKNISYMSELGTVYDKELRELEVAKSLAKIYDSKLESEFGGDYKPSLEKAIMLSKADLATGMVGEFGELQGIMGSYYAKDENEFVSTAIKEQYLYDEIPSTLFGAVVNMATKLESMFGLFSINKEPTGTKDPFALRRAALSIIKIVLAKDLNFDIKAIAEENAKNYANFKIQNLVEFFMDRLNSIYPDVNASIINACLKSGETDFKKLNSAILALDEISKADSFKEKFSTFKRLANIIKDETIDSVDDGLLKQSAELELYGAYKGLDLEVKDYKNYLNQLFNLKNEIDAFFDSVMINVDDEKIRNNRIALVGAVYKAFLKVADIKEISI is encoded by the coding sequence ATGAGAGTATTGATTGAGATAGGAGTTGAAGAGCTTCCAGCTATACCTTTTCTAAAAGAGGAGGCTAATATCCCTTTAAAGTGGAATAAAATCTTAAGTAACTACAACATAAATTCAAATTTCAAATTTGAGTACACACCAAGAAGGCTAGTGCTTTTTAGTGATGATTTTCCAAAAAATCAAGATGATATTACAGTAGAAAGTATCGGTGCTCCAAAGGCTGTTGCACTAAAAGATGGAAGCTGGACTAAAGCTGCTATTAGTTTTGCAAACAAGTGTGGCATAAGTGTAGATGAGCTTGAGTTTAAAAATATCAAAGATAAAGAGGTTTTATATCACTTAAGCGTGAAAAAAGGAAGTAACACTAAAGAGCTACTTGGTGATATAATAAATGAATTTTTAAAAGATCTGAATTTTGGTAAATCTATGAGATGGGGAGATAAGGAGTATGAGTTTATCCGTCCGATAAGATCTATCATATGTATGGTCGATGATGAAAATGTAGATATGGAAATTTATGGCGTAAGAAGTGATAAAAGCTTTTATCCACATAGAAGTTTTGGATATGAAAAGATTGAATTTAGCTCATTTGATGAGTATTTTAATCTCTTACCAAAGTATGGCATAACGCTTAAAGCATCTAAAAGAAAAGAGATGATAGAAAGCGATATCCTAGAAATAGAGAAAAAATATGGCTTAAAAGTAGAAAAAGATGACTCTTTACTTGCTGAAATAGTTGCTATAACCGAACATCCAAAAGCTCTTCTTGGTAAATTTGATGAGAGTTTTTTAGAAGTTCCTAAAGAGGTTATAATCACATCAATGAAGGAAAATCAACGCTATTTTCCTGTTTTTAAAGATGAAAAATTAAGTAATAACTTTGTAGTTGTAAGTAACGGCGTAGGAAGCGATGAAAGCTTAGTTATAGCTGGAAATGAGAGAGTTTTAAGAGCTAGATTAAGTGATGCGATGTTTTTTTGGGAAAGTGATTTAAAATCCAAATTTAGCCCTGAGCCACTTAAAAATATTTCATATATGAGTGAACTTGGAACTGTTTATGATAAAGAGCTTCGTGAGCTTGAAGTTGCTAAAAGCTTAGCTAAAATTTACGATAGTAAGCTTGAAAGTGAGTTTGGTGGGGATTATAAACCTAGCTTAGAAAAAGCTATTATGCTAAGTAAAGCTGATCTTGCAACTGGAATGGTTGGTGAGTTTGGCGAGCTTCAAGGTATAATGGGTAGTTATTATGCTAAAGATGAAAATGAGTTTGTCTCTACTGCTATAAAAGAGCAGTATCTGTATGATGAAATTCCATCAACTCTTTTTGGTGCTGTTGTAAACATGGCCACAAAACTTGAGAGTATGTTTGGTCTTTTTTCTATAAATAAAGAGCCGACTGGAACAAAAGATCCATTTGCTTTAAGAAGAGCAGCGCTTAGCATCATCAAAATAGTTCTAGCTAAAGATCTAAATTTTGACATTAAAGCTATTGCCGAAGAAAACGCTAAAAACTATGCAAACTTTAAGATCCAAAATTTAGTAGAGTTTTTTATGGATAGGCTAAATAGCATATATCCTGATGTAAATGCTTCTATTATAAATGCTTGTTTAAAAAGTGGCGAAACTGATTTTAAAAAGTTAAACTCAGCCATACTTGCTCTTGATGAGATAAGCAAAGCGGATAGTTTTAAAGAGAAATTTAGCACATTTAAAAGATTAGCAAATATCATAAAAGATGAAACTATTGATAGTGTTGATGATGGCTTACTTAAACAAAGTGCTGAACTTGAGTTATATGGTGCTTATAAGGGGCTAGATTTAGAAGTTAAAGATTATAAAAATTACTTAAATCAGCTTTTTAATCTAAAAAACGAGATCGATGCTTTCTTTGATTCTGTTATGATAAATGTTGATGATGAAAAGATAAGGAATAATCGCATCGCTTTAGTTGGAGCTGTTTATAAGGCGTTTTTAAAAGTTGCTGATATAAAAGAGATAAGTATATAA
- a CDS encoding endonuclease/exonuclease/phosphatase family protein, producing the protein MRILFIMLFFVISLFGVDIKIATFNVENLFDGKNHGTEYRDFKIGKSNWSNSKYLKKSKDISNFLIEVGADIVALQEIENEDVLKRLANNSGYRYYKFSKQKDSPFGVGVLSKIKIDSFSYYRFRDIKARDILRLNFKIGEYKFTLFNLHFLSQKNSQISRKKEIDQLLMLAYNSINAIIVGDFNEDYKPNYMLKPLEERFRNLWKERFGFQRSSHVSGRAIDHIFLDKSFFSNQKNTLNFKNFKVIKSPNLSDHDLLMVTLSTQAQKPTNTTLNSLDEVYKVGKFTGQLKLEKAAITYTDKFGYAITQNGGRGIYVYDKKSRFKVGDLVDATIYSVDVYKENLEVKDIEIEKIYDEKADLNNYTKEISNFIKVGDTISSISGKVINGRLYYGKGNIRIYSKNSGSLENSDRQMLFKNAFVINFKGELELLVK; encoded by the coding sequence ATGAGAATTTTATTTATAATGCTATTTTTTGTTATATCTCTTTTTGGGGTTGATATAAAAATAGCTACATTTAATGTAGAAAATCTTTTTGATGGTAAAAATCACGGCACAGAGTATAGGGATTTTAAAATAGGAAAATCTAATTGGTCAAATTCTAAATATCTTAAAAAAAGCAAGGATATATCAAATTTTTTAATTGAAGTTGGGGCAGATATTGTAGCACTTCAAGAGATTGAAAACGAAGATGTTTTAAAGCGTTTAGCTAACAATAGCGGTTATAGATATTATAAATTTAGCAAACAAAAAGATTCACCTTTTGGAGTTGGTGTTCTTTCAAAAATTAAGATAGATAGCTTTAGTTATTACCGTTTTAGAGATATAAAAGCTCGTGATATTTTAAGACTAAATTTTAAAATTGGTGAGTATAAATTTACTCTTTTTAACCTTCATTTCCTTTCACAAAAAAACTCACAAATCAGTAGAAAAAAAGAGATTGATCAGCTTTTAATGCTTGCTTATAACTCTATAAATGCCATAATTGTAGGAGATTTTAACGAAGATTATAAGCCAAATTATATGTTAAAACCACTTGAAGAAAGATTTAGAAATTTATGGAAAGAAAGATTTGGTTTTCAAAGAAGTTCACATGTAAGTGGTAGGGCAATTGATCATATATTTCTTGATAAGAGCTTTTTTTCTAATCAAAAAAACACATTAAATTTTAAAAACTTTAAGGTGATAAAAAGTCCTAATCTTTCAGACCATGACCTACTTATGGTAACTCTTAGTACACAAGCTCAAAAGCCTACAAATACCACTCTTAATAGTCTAGATGAAGTTTATAAAGTGGGTAAATTTACAGGCCAGTTAAAGCTAGAAAAAGCAGCTATCACATACACCGATAAATTTGGATATGCTATTACTCAAAATGGCGGTAGGGGAATTTATGTATATGATAAAAAAAGCAGGTTTAAAGTTGGAGATTTAGTTGATGCTACGATATATAGTGTTGATGTTTATAAAGAGAATTTAGAGGTTAAAGATATAGAAATAGAAAAAATTTATGATGAAAAAGCTGATCTAAACAACTACACAAAAGAGATCTCCAATTTCATAAAAGTTGGCGATACAATATCTTCTATAAGCGGAAAAGTTATAAATGGTAGGCTCTATTATGGAAAAGGAAATATCCGTATTTACTCAAAAAATAGTGGTTCTTTGGAAAATAGTGATAGGCAGATGCTGTTTAAAAATGCTTTTGTTATAAATTTTAAAGGTGAATTGGAGTTACTTGTAAAATGA
- a CDS encoding tRNA (cytidine(34)-2'-O)-methyltransferase, translated as MFNIVLVHPQIPQNTGAIGRLCVNVDLKLHIVKPTVFSLDEKAVRRAGLDYWKKLNPKIWDSLDEFLKANFDKKDRFFFATTKAKEYYFNAKFTPGDYIFFGGESTGLPMSLMQINFKNAIKIPMGKNGRSLNQAMSVGIVAYEAIRQNFKGFDL; from the coding sequence ATGTTTAATATCGTTTTAGTCCATCCTCAAATTCCACAAAATACAGGAGCTATCGGTAGGCTTTGTGTAAATGTTGATCTTAAGCTTCATATCGTAAAGCCAACTGTTTTTAGCCTTGATGAGAAAGCTGTAAGGCGTGCTGGACTTGATTACTGGAAAAAACTAAATCCTAAAATTTGGGATAGTTTGGATGAGTTTTTAAAGGCAAATTTTGATAAAAAAGATCGTTTTTTCTTTGCTACTACAAAGGCTAAAGAGTACTATTTTAATGCCAAATTCACTCCAGGGGATTATATCTTTTTTGGTGGTGAGAGCACAGGGCTTCCGATGAGTTTAATGCAGATAAATTTTAAAAATGCCATTAAAATTCCAATGGGAAAAAACGGCAGAAGTCTAAATCAAGCGATGAGTGTAGGCATAGTAGCTTACGAAGCTATTAGACAGAATTTTAAAGGATTTGATTTATGA
- the purU gene encoding formyltetrahydrofolate deformylase, with translation MKEYILKVDSVDEKGLIYRITDIILKHNLNIHSSSEFVDHENGRFFFRAVIKTDNDINESSFLGSLSGFIPNANIKFGMKRKKDIIILATKETHCLGDLLIRHYSGELDANIKAVIANYDDLRNLVEKFEVPFFHISSNDISREDHEKQVLAKMSEYEFDYAILAKYMRILSPNFVAKYPEKIINIHHSFLPAFIGANPYKQAFKRGVKIIGATAHFVNNDLDEGPIITQDVISINHEMSWQDMRKAGRNVERNVLASGLDLVLDDRVFVYDNKTVIF, from the coding sequence ATGAAAGAGTACATTTTAAAAGTTGATAGTGTTGATGAAAAGGGCTTGATTTATCGTATTACAGATATTATCCTTAAACATAACTTAAATATTCACTCAAGTAGTGAATTTGTTGATCATGAAAATGGTAGATTTTTCTTTAGAGCTGTTATAAAGACCGATAATGACATTAATGAGAGTTCATTTTTAGGCTCACTTAGTGGCTTTATACCAAATGCAAATATTAAATTTGGCATGAAAAGAAAAAAAGATATTATCATCCTAGCCACCAAAGAAACTCACTGTTTGGGTGATTTGCTTATTCGTCACTATAGTGGTGAATTAGATGCAAATATCAAAGCAGTTATAGCAAATTATGATGATTTAAGAAATTTGGTTGAAAAATTTGAGGTGCCGTTTTTTCATATAAGTAGTAATGATATAAGCCGTGAAGATCATGAAAAGCAGGTTTTAGCTAAGATGAGTGAGTATGAGTTTGATTATGCAATTTTGGCAAAATATATGAGAATTTTATCTCCAAATTTTGTGGCAAAGTATCCAGAAAAAATTATAAATATTCACCACTCATTTTTGCCTGCATTCATCGGTGCAAACCCTTATAAGCAAGCTTTTAAACGTGGTGTAAAAATAATTGGAGCAACCGCTCACTTTGTAAATAATGATCTTGATGAAGGTCCAATCATAACTCAAGATGTTATTAGTATAAATCACGAAATGAGTTGGCAAGATATGAGAAAAGCGGGCAGAAATGTTGAGAGAAATGTTTTAGCTAGTGGGCTTGATTTGGTTTTAGATGATAGAGTCTTTGTTTATGATAATAAAACTGTGATTTTTTAA
- a CDS encoding CCA tRNA nucleotidyltransferase: MQLSIKELGISKELNELKNLLKNHTTRAYFVGGFVRDCFLNIKTKDIDIEVFDITPLKFDALMREIKADGVGKNYFVYKWQNFDISLPRTESKTGFGHKAFEVKLTNSLKLAAKRRDFTINSIMIDIFSDEVVDNYGGISDIKNKILRVVDEKTFVEDSLRVLRGVQFVARFGLEVEPNTLNLMKSISLNDLSKDRISAELLKLFNAKFKHLGLKLIYELGLDEFLFGAKFKHFNELYELIKNGQNFVKNEMFFLYTLSNFLNLDKAKLLKRLNLSTKFKRILTEPYFKNPTDEDLLSVWAIMPLKEWLGLNSQSLVNRAKKLNIYDRKFFSKITAKSVIDDGFSGKDIGLEIKRRQNLELKEYLKSIK; the protein is encoded by the coding sequence TTGCAACTATCGATAAAAGAGTTGGGGATATCAAAGGAGCTTAACGAGCTTAAAAACCTACTTAAAAACCACACCACAAGGGCTTATTTTGTGGGTGGTTTTGTAAGAGACTGCTTTTTAAATATTAAAACAAAAGACATTGATATAGAAGTTTTTGATATAACGCCACTAAAATTTGACGCTTTGATGAGAGAGATTAAAGCAGATGGCGTTGGTAAAAACTACTTTGTTTATAAGTGGCAAAATTTTGATATATCACTTCCTAGAACTGAGAGTAAAACAGGCTTTGGACATAAAGCTTTTGAAGTTAAATTAACAAATTCTCTTAAATTAGCTGCTAAAAGAAGGGATTTTACGATTAATTCCATAATGATAGACATTTTTAGTGACGAAGTTGTGGATAACTACGGCGGAATCAGCGACATTAAAAATAAAATTTTAAGAGTCGTTGATGAAAAAACTTTTGTAGAAGATAGCCTTAGAGTTTTAAGAGGTGTTCAATTTGTGGCTAGATTTGGGTTAGAAGTTGAACCAAATACCTTAAATTTAATGAAAAGTATAAGTTTAAATGACCTTAGCAAGGATAGAATTTCAGCTGAACTTCTAAAACTTTTTAATGCTAAATTTAAGCACTTAGGTTTAAAGCTAATATATGAACTTGGTCTTGATGAGTTTTTATTTGGAGCTAAATTTAAGCATTTTAATGAGCTTTACGAACTTATTAAAAATGGACAAAATTTTGTAAAAAATGAGATGTTTTTTTTATACACTCTTTCAAATTTCTTAAATCTAGATAAAGCTAAACTTCTAAAAAGGCTAAATTTGAGTACAAAATTCAAAAGAATTTTAACTGAGCCATACTTTAAAAATCCAACCGATGAAGATCTTTTAAGTGTTTGGGCTATTATGCCATTAAAAGAGTGGCTTGGTCTAAATTCACAAAGCCTTGTAAATAGAGCTAAAAAGCTTAACATTTATGATAGAAAATTCTTCTCAAAAATTACAGCAAAAAGCGTCATTGATGATGGCTTTAGTGGCAAAGATATCGGCTTAGAGATTAAAAGAAGGCAAAATTTAGAGCTAAAAGAGTATCTTAAAAGCATAAAATAA
- a CDS encoding CiaD-like domain-containing protein: MAGRYMNIEDEIKLIIKELKNKKEFSQNLEESDLDGFTPVNSDLEEYKKGELEFLNSVKDRILVLFEGLSNFDKGDIEARVELNLKFMEFLLATIDKRVGDIKGA, translated from the coding sequence ATGGCTGGTAGATATATGAATATAGAAGATGAGATAAAGCTTATAATTAAAGAGCTTAAAAACAAAAAAGAGTTTAGCCAAAATTTAGAAGAGTCAGATTTGGACGGTTTTACTCCTGTAAATTCTGACCTTGAGGAGTATAAAAAGGGCGAACTTGAGTTTTTAAATTCTGTAAAAGATAGAATTTTAGTGCTTTTTGAAGGTCTTAGCAACTTTGATAAAGGTGATATCGAAGCAAGAGTTGAGTTAAATCTAAAATTTATGGAGTTTTTACTTGCAACTATCGATAAAAGAGTTGGGGATATCAAAGGAGCTTAA
- a CDS encoding tetratricopeptide repeat protein has product MNNLTKALIYESQGLTQDAVLLYKDILKADPNNKEALLGLKRLASAKKNYSDKLELFYSTDKNDIDKFKRWLVDI; this is encoded by the coding sequence ATGAATAACCTTACAAAAGCTTTGATTTATGAGTCTCAAGGACTTACTCAAGATGCAGTTTTATTGTACAAAGATATCTTAAAAGCTGATCCTAATAACAAAGAGGCTCTTTTGGGGCTAAAAAGATTAGCATCAGCAAAAAAAAACTATAGTGATAAATTAGAGCTTTTTTATAGTACTGATAAAAATGACATTGATAAATTTAAAAGATGGCTGGTAGATATATGA
- the leuB gene encoding 3-isopropylmalate dehydrogenase: protein MKHYKICVIKGDGIGPEIVDEAIKVLDTVANKFDLDFNYEHYLMGGAAIDVFGEPLPSETLEGALNSDAVLFGAIGGPKWDDVERHLRPESGLLKLRKGLGAFANLRPALVFDELVEASTIKPDVLKGVDIMVVRELTGGLYFGEPREKQIDKAYNTMIYTSDEIRRIAKVAFEAAQKRDKKVTLVDKANVLETSQLWREVVSLVAKDYEDVALEMMYVDNASMQLVRNPSQFDVILTENLFGDILSDEASMICGSIGLLPSASIGGKVGIYEPIHGSAPDIAGQGIANPIAMILSAAMMLRYAFEEEAAAQCIENAVKKVLKSGYRTKDISNFGAKEICSTEEIGTHISNIIADE from the coding sequence ATGAAACATTATAAAATTTGTGTTATAAAAGGCGATGGAATAGGTCCTGAAATAGTTGATGAAGCAATTAAGGTTTTAGATACAGTGGCTAATAAATTTGATCTTGACTTTAACTATGAACACTATTTAATGGGTGGAGCAGCTATTGATGTATTTGGTGAGCCACTTCCTAGTGAGACTTTAGAGGGTGCTTTAAATTCAGATGCTGTGCTTTTTGGAGCCATAGGTGGACCAAAATGGGATGATGTTGAAAGACATTTACGCCCTGAAAGTGGACTTTTAAAGCTAAGAAAAGGACTTGGTGCATTTGCAAATCTTCGCCCGGCTTTAGTTTTTGATGAGTTGGTAGAAGCATCAACTATAAAACCTGATGTTTTAAAAGGTGTGGATATTATGGTTGTTAGAGAGCTAACTGGTGGTCTTTATTTTGGTGAGCCACGAGAAAAACAAATTGATAAAGCGTATAATACTATGATTTATACAAGTGATGAAATTCGCCGCATAGCTAAAGTGGCCTTTGAAGCAGCACAAAAAAGAGATAAAAAAGTAACTTTAGTTGATAAGGCAAATGTTTTAGAAACTAGTCAGCTCTGGCGTGAAGTTGTATCTTTAGTGGCAAAAGATTATGAAGATGTAGCTCTTGAGATGATGTATGTGGATAATGCGTCTATGCAGCTAGTTAGAAACCCAAGCCAGTTTGATGTTATTCTTACAGAAAATCTTTTTGGTGATATTTTAAGCGATGAAGCAAGTATGATATGTGGATCTATCGGGCTTTTACCAAGTGCAAGTATCGGTGGAAAAGTTGGAATTTATGAGCCAATCCATGGTTCAGCTCCAGATATAGCAGGTCAAGGCATAGCAAATCCAATCGCTATGATTTTAAGTGCTGCTATGATGCTAAGATATGCTTTTGAAGAAGAAGCAGCTGCACAATGCATAGAAAATGCTGTAAAAAAAGTCCTAAAATCAGGATATAGAACAAAAGATATCTCAAATTTTGGTGCAAAAGAGATCTGTTCAACTGAAGAGATAGGCACTCATATAAGTAATATTATTGCAGATGAATAA